From the Maioricimonas rarisocia genome, one window contains:
- a CDS encoding glycosyltransferase family 39 protein — protein MTSQRLVKWLILLLMLAAAGCAVAGCMPIGLLRPLGAILRRPDDVTPERYARYLHVCWFFAAAFGVAAFLVRRFRRNIEEYIRACREETREPIVAEIHERRYYLLTLLLIAVGLGLRFSRLFDPMAYDEAYTFLTYARRPWIIAIADYNALNNHLLNSFLMHWSYRLLGDAEWALRMPVFLVGGLTLVVASRWSRQWFGPRESCLVTAMVTVSPMMITYSANARGYMFVAVTTLVLDAAMWRMHCYPARSARSALIAWCAIVAGCLSMPIMLYGVLGCCGWYFLQPFFDRPLLATVVRQRATILAVLLASSGLVVMTGYAPAYIFRGLLIAGDLASPTQSGGPFLTQVGLNWAAAYEWWTAGAVPTFVWLPLAIVGLIAWPATTDLKLRWVAPFAAMFLLNLVMGALPPTRVYLFLAPWFYLAVARGITTLLDLVPDWSGRGVLLTGLALAVAGSVYTARHTVLFDPAERTSYVSIRELIDRLEEEVTADPGNADRLIAPLPSDLPAVFYLDQAGLPIPVNGEPQEGETVWLITRHGESPADVLTSPLVQLDEYVDRLAPWKSVAAFRTLRLYRSSMD, from the coding sequence GACCGCTGGGAGCGATCCTGCGTCGACCGGATGACGTCACACCCGAGCGATACGCCCGTTATCTGCACGTCTGCTGGTTCTTCGCCGCAGCATTCGGCGTGGCCGCGTTTCTGGTCCGTCGGTTCCGCAGGAACATCGAGGAATACATCCGTGCCTGCCGGGAAGAGACCCGCGAGCCGATCGTTGCTGAGATACACGAACGTCGCTACTACCTGCTCACGCTGCTGCTGATTGCCGTCGGACTGGGGCTGCGGTTCAGTCGCCTGTTCGATCCGATGGCATATGACGAGGCGTACACGTTTCTCACCTATGCACGACGGCCGTGGATCATCGCCATTGCCGACTACAACGCCCTCAACAACCATCTGCTCAATTCGTTTCTGATGCACTGGTCGTACCGGCTGCTGGGAGACGCCGAATGGGCACTGCGGATGCCGGTCTTTCTCGTCGGTGGATTGACGCTGGTCGTCGCCAGTCGCTGGTCGCGGCAATGGTTCGGCCCGCGGGAGTCGTGCCTGGTGACCGCCATGGTCACAGTCTCCCCCATGATGATCACGTACTCCGCCAACGCGCGGGGATACATGTTTGTTGCCGTGACGACACTCGTTCTCGACGCGGCGATGTGGCGGATGCATTGCTACCCTGCGCGCTCGGCCCGGTCCGCACTGATCGCCTGGTGCGCCATTGTCGCCGGCTGCTTGTCGATGCCGATCATGCTCTATGGAGTGCTGGGTTGCTGCGGCTGGTACTTCCTGCAGCCGTTTTTCGACCGACCGCTGCTGGCCACCGTCGTTCGCCAGAGAGCCACCATTCTGGCCGTCCTGCTGGCGTCGTCCGGACTGGTGGTGATGACCGGTTACGCTCCGGCGTACATCTTCCGCGGCCTGCTGATTGCCGGCGACCTCGCCAGCCCCACGCAGTCAGGCGGCCCGTTTCTCACGCAGGTCGGTCTGAACTGGGCCGCGGCGTACGAATGGTGGACGGCCGGTGCCGTGCCGACATTCGTCTGGCTTCCACTGGCGATCGTCGGACTGATTGCCTGGCCCGCCACGACCGATCTGAAGCTTCGCTGGGTGGCACCGTTTGCGGCCATGTTTCTGCTGAATCTCGTGATGGGCGCGCTCCCTCCGACACGCGTGTACCTGTTCCTGGCACCCTGGTTTTATCTGGCGGTCGCCCGCGGCATCACGACGTTGCTTGATCTCGTCCCTGACTGGAGTGGTCGCGGCGTCCTGCTCACGGGACTGGCACTGGCCGTCGCGGGTTCGGTGTACACGGCGCGGCACACAGTCCTGTTCGACCCGGCAGAGCGGACCAGCTACGTTTCGATTCGCGAGCTGATCGATCGCCTCGAAGAGGAAGTTACTGCAGACCCCGGCAACGCCGACCGCCTCATCGCACCGCTCCCAAGCGATCTTCCTGCCGTCTTCTATCTCGATCAGGCCGGGCTGCCGATCCCGGTCAACGGCGAGCCGCAGGAAGGAGAGACGGTCTGGCTCATCACCCGTCACGGCGAGTCACCGGCGGACGTGCTGACCAGCCCGCTTGTCCAGCTGGACGAATACGTCGACCGCCTGGCCCCCTGGAAAAGCGTCGCCGCCTTCAGAACGCTGCGTCTGTACCGGTCTTCCATGGACTGA